Proteins found in one Saccharomyces cerevisiae S288C chromosome III, complete sequence genomic segment:
- the GEX1 gene encoding glutathione exchanger (Proton:glutathione antiporter; localized to the vacuolar and plasma membranes; imports glutathione from the vacuole and exports it through the plasma membrane; has a role in resistance to oxidative stress and modulation of the PKA pathway; GEX1 has a paralog, GEX2, that arose from a segmental duplication): MSSSVVGASSNKKSGIRQSCEIIERERHSNDDTYSMTSTFFKLKENEIMSAQFDSLKYKILLISTAFVCGFGISLDYTLRSTYTGYATNSYSEHSLLSTVQVINAVVSVGSQVVYSRLSDHFGRLRLFLVATIFYIMGTIIQSQATRLTMYAAGSVFYNCGYVGTNLLLTLILSDFSSLKWRMFYQYASYWPYIIIPWISGNIITAANPQKNWSWNIAMWAFIYPLSALPIIFLILYMKYKSSKTAEWRSLKEQARKERTGGLFENLVFLFWKLDIVGILLITVSLGCILVPLTLANETSQKWHNSKIIATLVSGGCLFFIFLYWEAKFAKSPLLPFKLLSDRGIWAPLGVTFFNFFTFFISCDYLYPVLLVSMKESSTSAARIVNLPDFVAATASPFYSLLVAKTRKLKLSVIGGCAAWMVCMGLFYKYRGGSGSHEGVIAASVIMGLSGLLCSNSVIVILQAMTTHSRMAVITGIQYTFSKLGAAIGASVSGAIWTQTMPNQLYKNLGNDTLAEIAYASPYTFISDYPWGSPERDAVVESYRYVQRIIMTVGLACTVPFFAFTMFMRDPELIDKATHEEFTEDGLVVLPDEENIFSQIKALFRHNRSNKKLGC, from the coding sequence CTCaagtaataaaaaaagtggaATTAGGCAGTCCTGTGAGATTATTGAGCGAGAACGTCACTCAAACGATGACACGTACTCTATGACATCGACCTTTTTTAAGctcaaagaaaacgaaaTTATGTCTGCACAGTTTGATTCCttgaaatataaaattctACTGATAAGTACCGCGTTTGTATGTGGGTTTGGAATTAGTTTAGACTACACACTTAGATCGACCTATACGGGCTATGCGACGAACTCATATTCAGAACACTCCTTACTTTCAACTGTCCAAGTTATCAATGCTGTTGTAAGTGTCGGATCCCAAGTTGTCTACTCCAGACTCTCTGACCACTTCGGAAGACTAAGGCTTTTTTTAGTTGCaactattttttatataatgGGAACCATCATTCAATCACAGGCGACCCGTCTCACAATGTATGCAGCAGGATCGGTTTTCTATAACTGTGGATACGTCGGAACAAATCTGCTCCTGACATTAATACTTTCTGATTTCTCCTCCTTGAAGTGGAGAATGTTTTACCAGTACGCCTCATATTGGCCATATATCATAATACCATGGATTTCAGGTAATATTATCACAGCAGCAAATCCTCAGAAAAACTGGTCCTGGAATATTGCAATGTGGGCTTTTATTTACCCACTCTCTGCCTTGCCAATTATATTTCTTATTCTTTATATGAAGTACAAATCTTCAAAGACTGCTGAGTGGAGATCTCTCAAAGAACAGGCTAGAAAGGAAAGAACGGGCGGATTATTTGAGAATTTGGTGTTTCTATTCTGGAAACTCGATATTGTTGGCATATTATTAATAACTGTGTCGCTAGGGTGTATCCTTGTCCCTTTGACGTTGGCTAATGAGACATCACAGAAGTGGCacaattcaaaaataattgCCACTTTAGTTTCAGGTGGctgtttatttttcatttttttatattggGAGGCCAAATTTGCCAAATCTCCTCTTCTACCGTTCAAATTACTAAGTGATCGTGGAATTTGGGCACCCCTTGGTgttacttttttcaattttttcacctttttcATTTCGTGTGACTATCTGTATCCTGTTTTGCTGGTATCGATGAAAGAATCGTCCACTTCGGCTGCTCGGATAGTAAACCTTCCTGACTTTGTTGCTGCTACTGCATCTCCATTCTACAGTTTGTTGGTGGCAAAGACAAGGAAACTGAAACTTTCTGTAATCGGAGGTTGTGCTGCATGGATGGTGTGCATGGGCCTTTTTTACAAATACAGAGGAGGATCTGGGTCTCATGAAGGTGTTATCGCTGCATCTGTTATCATGGGTTTGAGTGGTCTCCTATGCAGCAATTCAGTGATCGTCATACTGCAAGCCATGACTACGCATAGTAGGATGGCTGTAATAACCGGCATCCAGTATACCTTTTCAAAGCTAGGCGCTGCTATCGGTGCCTCCGTTTCTGGTGCCATATGGACACAAACCATGCCTAACCAACTCTACAAGAACCTTGGAAACGATACATTGGCAGAAATAGCATATGCATCACCTTATACATTCATTAGTGATTATCCTTGGGGCTCACCCGAAAGAGATGCTGTGGTTGAATCTTACAGATATGTTCAACGAATAATAATGACGGTTGGCTTGGCATGTACGGTACCGTTCTTTGCGTTTACAATGTTCATGAGAGACCCGGAACTAATAGACAAGGCGACACACGAAGAATTCACTGAAGATGGTTTGGTTGTCTTGCCAGATGaggaaaatattttctctCAAATCAAGGCACTTTTTAGACATAATCGAAGTAACAAGAAATTAGGATGTTGA